From a region of the Apibacter sp. B3706 genome:
- a CDS encoding HNH endonuclease signature motif containing protein — translation MRKTLTDQQVEIIIREYLNKPVKRIADEIGSNHGTIMRKLKSLGLEIPKEIIEKRKQAGLFKKGSTPFNKGKKMTEYLSEEAIKNNLKTRFKKGQKPKQTKKSLEEVIRNEKGTQYYYIKSPGDNMMVPKQRWLWEKETKTKIPKGYNIVFKDGNALNCVIENLECISNKELMERNTIHQYPAEIKRTLHLTKKIKDKIKRK, via the coding sequence TTGAGAAAGACATTAACAGATCAACAAGTAGAAATAATTATTCGCGAGTACTTGAATAAACCCGTAAAGAGGATAGCTGATGAAATAGGGAGTAACCATGGGACTATAATGCGTAAGTTAAAATCATTAGGGCTTGAAATACCTAAAGAAATCATTGAAAAAAGGAAACAGGCTGGGTTATTTAAAAAAGGATCAACCCCCTTTAATAAGGGTAAGAAAATGACAGAATACCTATCTGAAGAAGCTATAAAAAATAACTTAAAAACAAGATTTAAAAAAGGACAAAAACCCAAACAAACAAAAAAAAGTTTAGAAGAAGTAATACGTAATGAAAAGGGTACCCAATATTATTATATAAAATCCCCTGGAGACAATATGATGGTGCCTAAGCAGCGATGGTTATGGGAAAAAGAAACAAAAACCAAAATACCCAAAGGATATAATATAGTATTTAAAGATGGGAACGCCTTGAATTGTGTTATTGAAAATTTAGAATGTATAAGCAACAAGGAATTAATGGAGAGAAACACCATACACCAATATCCGGCGGAGATAAAAAGAACCCTACACTTAACTAAAAAAATTAAAGATAAAATAAAAAGAAAATGA
- a CDS encoding DUF6291 domain-containing protein, with protein MEERDSIIFYRSFFESIKLLPSETQAEVYNAIFEYSLNFKEVELSETPKVIFTLIKPQLDANIRKYENGKRKGTRSKPEANQEQNRSKPEANQEQNRSKPEANQEQNRSKPEANQEQNRSKPEANQEQNRSKLEANQEQNRSKLEANQEQNRSKLEANQEQNRSKLEANQEQNRSKLEANQEQNRSKLEANQEQNRSKPEANQEQNRSKLEANQEQNRSKLEANQEQNRSKPGANVECIMYNEECIMKNENENENENEECKKKDDVLLEKEPKAPPLLKKVGGENKNLSGLYSTKEERKKDCEEIVNNFNDRCTCLPIVQKITDKRISSVSARIKEFGKEKVNEVIDMVSESTFLNGQNKQSWTADFDWIMSPANFIKILEGNYKNKDLRHESTDEDFTINR; from the coding sequence ATGGAAGAAAGAGACAGTATCATATTTTATAGAAGTTTTTTTGAATCAATAAAACTTCTACCTTCTGAAACACAAGCAGAGGTTTACAATGCAATATTTGAATACTCTTTAAACTTCAAAGAGGTTGAATTAAGTGAAACACCCAAAGTGATTTTTACTCTAATAAAACCGCAACTGGATGCTAATATTCGTAAGTATGAAAATGGCAAAAGAAAAGGAACCAGAAGCAAACCAGAAGCAAACCAGGAGCAAAACAGAAGCAAACCAGAAGCAAACCAGGAGCAAAACAGAAGCAAACCAGAAGCAAACCAGGAGCAAAACAGAAGCAAACCAGAAGCAAACCAGGAGCAAAACAGAAGCAAACCAGAAGCAAACCAGGAGCAAAACAGAAGCAAACTAGAAGCAAACCAGGAGCAAAACAGAAGCAAACTAGAAGCAAACCAGGAGCAAAACAGAAGCAAACTAGAAGCAAACCAGGAGCAAAACAGAAGCAAACTAGAAGCAAACCAGGAGCAAAACAGAAGCAAACTAGAAGCAAACCAGGAGCAAAACAGAAGCAAACTAGAAGCAAACCAGGAGCAAAACAGAAGCAAACCAGAAGCAAACCAGGAGCAAAACAGAAGCAAACTAGAAGCAAACCAGGAGCAAAACAGAAGCAAACTAGAAGCAAACCAGGAGCAAAACAGAAGCAAACCAGGAGCTAATGTAGAATGTATAATGTATAATGAAGAATGTATAATGAAGAATGAAAATGAAAATGAAAATGAAAATGAAGAATGTAAAAAGAAGGATGATGTTCTTTTAGAAAAAGAACCAAAAGCGCCCCCGCTTTTAAAAAAAGTAGGGGGTGAAAATAAAAATTTATCAGGGTTATATTCTACAAAAGAAGAAAGAAAAAAAGATTGTGAGGAAATAGTAAATAATTTCAATGATAGATGTACTTGCTTACCAATAGTCCAAAAAATAACGGATAAAAGAATATCATCGGTTAGCGCAAGGATAAAAGAATTTGGAAAAGAGAAAGTAAATGAGGTAATAGACATGGTGTCGGAGTCGACATTTTTAAATGGGCAAAATAAACAAAGCTGGACAGCTGATTTTGATTGGATTATGAGCCCTGCCAATTTCATTAAAATTTTAGAGGGAAATTATAAAAATAAGGATTTAAGACATGAATCAACCGATGAAGATTTCACAATTAATAGATAA
- a CDS encoding class I SAM-dependent methyltransferase → MENKIILDACCGPKMMWFDKKDPRAVYMDIRKADFIACDGRRAHIDPDIIGDFRKMPFDDNSFKMVVFDPPHLKKLGQNSFTAQKYGKLFPSWEDDLKSGFEECMRVLQNEGFLIFKWNEYQISIKKIIEIFGVQPLFGHKSGKQSRTHWLCFMKN, encoded by the coding sequence ATGGAAAATAAAATAATACTAGATGCCTGTTGTGGTCCAAAAATGATGTGGTTTGACAAAAAAGATCCACGTGCTGTTTACATGGATATACGCAAAGCTGATTTTATTGCTTGTGATGGAAGACGTGCGCATATTGATCCCGATATTATAGGAGATTTTAGAAAAATGCCATTTGACGATAACTCATTTAAAATGGTAGTATTTGATCCTCCACATTTAAAAAAACTGGGTCAAAATTCCTTCACAGCCCAAAAATACGGCAAATTATTTCCTTCATGGGAAGACGATTTAAAATCAGGATTTGAAGAATGTATGAGAGTATTGCAAAATGAAGGCTTTTTAATCTTTAAATGGAATGAATATCAAATATCCATTAAAAAAATAATTGAAATCTTTGGAGTTCAACCCCTTTTTGGACACAAGTCCGGCAAACAATCACGCACTCATTGGCTGTGTTTTATGAAAAATTAA
- a CDS encoding VRR-NUC domain-containing protein has product MENKEEIKIRKKRENPESRLQRACIKWFKLQYPKETIFAIPNGGKRGKIEAAIMKGEGVMAGVSDLFLMRGKEGCHGLFIEMKAKNGKLRENQRVFIEDAERKDYKVEVCYSLEEFIEKVNNYLNKK; this is encoded by the coding sequence ATGGAAAATAAAGAAGAAATTAAAATAAGAAAAAAACGAGAGAACCCTGAAAGCCGGTTACAAAGAGCATGTATCAAATGGTTTAAGTTACAATATCCCAAAGAAACCATTTTCGCTATTCCAAATGGAGGAAAAAGAGGCAAAATAGAAGCGGCCATAATGAAAGGAGAGGGAGTTATGGCCGGGGTCTCCGACCTTTTTCTTATGCGTGGAAAAGAAGGGTGTCATGGGTTGTTTATAGAAATGAAGGCAAAAAACGGAAAATTACGAGAAAACCAACGAGTGTTTATCGAAGACGCAGAAAGAAAAGATTATAAAGTAGAGGTATGTTATTCATTAGAAGAGTTCATTGAAAAAGTAAATAACTATTTGAATAAAAAATAA
- a CDS encoding transposase: MAKYSKEIVEEITDLIKSDSYTVTEICKRVGIADCTYFEWQKEKPDFSDKIKKAKKERRKMYAVEAEKSLLKKIRGYEVVETKTVKKPKSTEITTTTKHILPDTAAIIFALTNQDPENWKNKQFNEHTGKDGDDLFKSFDASKIPTENLKKVEKILSEGQNNS, translated from the coding sequence ATGGCAAAGTATAGCAAAGAGATAGTAGAAGAAATAACCGATTTAATAAAATCCGATAGTTATACCGTTACAGAGATATGCAAAAGAGTTGGAATTGCCGATTGTACCTATTTTGAGTGGCAAAAAGAAAAACCCGATTTTTCCGATAAAATAAAAAAGGCAAAAAAAGAGAGACGTAAAATGTATGCAGTAGAAGCTGAAAAATCTTTATTAAAAAAAATTCGCGGATATGAAGTTGTAGAAACAAAGACAGTAAAAAAACCAAAATCAACGGAGATAACAACAACAACAAAACATATCCTTCCTGATACCGCAGCAATAATATTTGCACTTACTAATCAAGATCCCGAAAATTGGAAAAACAAACAGTTTAATGAACATACAGGGAAAGATGGTGATGATTTGTTTAAATCATTTGACGCCTCAAAAATACCTACCGAAAATTTAAAAAAGGTTGAAAAAATATTAAGTGAAGGACAAAACAACAGCTGA
- a CDS encoding phage terminase large subunit codes for MNAPCRYNPLLEARIELFKRKNFEFITDRDGKSHKKQNDCFQLLTDDVHTDVVYGGAAGGAKSWTGCTYLAFMSLLYPGTKWFVGRETLVDLMTSTWQTFGRVFKQYGIDKDYYKINEKYNFIEFINGSRIDFLKLQFLPKDPLYERFGSKEYTGGWIEEAGQINLGAYDILKTRINRWMNDKYDLIGKIFITCNPKKNWLYNKFYKPYIKKLLPPHIAFLQCLVTENPFIDSGYIKNLQTSNNKVLIERLLKANWDYEDNPNAMCAHDTILQIFNNILSVKNGKYYIVCDVARFGSDVARITVWNGYVLIYQNQFDTSKLTDIQMNIKHLQQKYKIPNYRVLVDEDGVGGGVVDNCNVIGFKNNSKPFNEENYKNLKTQCAYKLAEKINNNEIGFEAEISESEKENIILELGNLQTWNVDGDGKLEVKPKEEIKDTIGHSPDWLDCFTMRMYFEYMDTGVFENITKDTFGFH; via the coding sequence ATGAATGCACCGTGCCGGTATAATCCATTATTAGAAGCCCGTATTGAATTATTCAAGCGTAAAAATTTTGAGTTTATAACCGATAGGGATGGAAAGTCTCACAAAAAACAAAACGATTGCTTTCAACTATTGACAGACGATGTACATACAGACGTTGTGTACGGAGGAGCCGCAGGAGGAGCAAAAAGCTGGACAGGGTGTACCTATTTAGCTTTTATGAGTCTTTTATACCCTGGTACAAAATGGTTTGTAGGTAGAGAGACCTTAGTTGATTTAATGACTTCAACTTGGCAGACCTTCGGCAGAGTGTTTAAACAATATGGTATTGATAAAGATTACTATAAAATAAACGAAAAATATAATTTCATAGAATTTATCAATGGAAGTAGGATAGATTTTTTAAAATTACAATTCCTTCCGAAAGATCCTTTATATGAAAGATTCGGATCTAAAGAATATACAGGAGGATGGATTGAAGAAGCCGGACAAATTAATTTAGGTGCTTATGATATCCTTAAAACTAGGATTAACCGATGGATGAACGATAAATATGACTTAATCGGAAAAATATTTATTACTTGTAATCCTAAAAAAAATTGGCTTTATAATAAATTTTATAAGCCCTATATTAAAAAATTACTACCTCCACACATCGCTTTTTTACAATGCTTAGTAACTGAAAATCCTTTCATCGATTCCGGCTATATAAAAAACCTTCAAACGTCTAATAACAAGGTATTAATAGAAAGGCTTTTAAAAGCTAATTGGGATTATGAAGACAACCCGAATGCTATGTGTGCCCACGATACCATTTTACAAATATTTAATAATATACTATCAGTTAAGAATGGAAAGTATTATATAGTTTGTGACGTAGCACGGTTTGGGTCTGATGTCGCCAGAATAACTGTGTGGAATGGTTATGTTCTTATCTACCAAAATCAATTTGATACCTCGAAACTAACGGATATTCAAATGAACATAAAACATTTGCAGCAAAAATATAAAATACCGAATTACAGAGTATTAGTAGATGAAGACGGGGTTGGTGGTGGAGTGGTTGATAATTGCAATGTGATTGGGTTTAAAAATAACTCTAAACCTTTTAATGAGGAAAATTATAAAAATCTTAAAACCCAATGCGCTTATAAATTAGCAGAAAAGATAAATAATAATGAAATAGGGTTTGAGGCTGAAATAAGCGAAAGCGAGAAAGAAAATATAATCCTGGAGTTAGGAAATCTTCAAACTTGGAATGTTGACGGTGACGGCAAGTTAGAGGTTAAACCGAAGGAAGAAATTAAAGACACTATTGGCCATTCACCCGATTGGTTAGATTGTTTTACTATGAGGATGTATTTTGAATACATGGATACGGGGGTATTTGAAAATATAACTAAAGACACTTTTGGTTTTCACTAA
- a CDS encoding phage portal protein, with protein MGVNKTFDELLSTKDISGILSILDNNSENASSNIKKYNVNTHNINDREDKILTNEKGERIGLKKQWKLPINYPKYINEISLVMLFGNPVKWNQISKKTDNAYHKFLDVLKKIRFDYAIRQCKRIAGAESESALLIHWEKEEEGGPPDILAKPLSKSLGDDLYYSKDQFGRLLNFARVYNLKVGGDVKQHCDIYTKKNIYRCVKSNLGWNVNIEINLAGKIPVILFQQNTEFGDVNPLIERQEWLASTNADTNDYFSSPILKLHIDKIASMPEKNDQGKIIKLTGEGGASYLTYDSLPEGKKYEMDFLDKHILRGAFTPSIDYENIKGTSNMSGKALKQLMILAKIKADMNKEIYGAMLDRFSNLIIAIISNILDVKLKEECEKLIITHEFQEPFDEDISTLLNDLIEAKQNEIISQQSAVSLNPYVTNASEELEKIKIEKEEKVEKERAVNIFESGI; from the coding sequence ATGGGAGTAAATAAAACGTTTGATGAGTTATTGTCTACTAAAGATATAAGCGGTATTTTGTCAATACTGGACAATAACAGCGAAAACGCGTCAAGTAATATTAAAAAATATAATGTAAACACGCATAATATAAATGATAGAGAAGATAAGATTTTAACCAATGAAAAAGGAGAACGGATAGGCCTAAAAAAACAATGGAAGTTGCCTATAAATTATCCAAAATACATCAATGAAATTTCCTTAGTTATGCTTTTTGGTAATCCGGTTAAATGGAATCAAATATCGAAAAAAACGGATAATGCCTACCATAAGTTTTTGGATGTTTTAAAGAAAATAAGATTTGACTATGCTATAAGACAATGCAAAAGAATTGCCGGAGCTGAGTCGGAAAGTGCCTTATTAATCCATTGGGAAAAAGAAGAAGAAGGAGGACCACCGGACATTTTAGCTAAACCCTTGTCAAAATCCCTTGGAGATGATTTGTATTATTCAAAAGATCAATTTGGTAGATTACTGAATTTCGCCAGAGTATATAACTTAAAAGTCGGCGGCGATGTAAAGCAACATTGTGATATATACACCAAAAAAAATATTTACAGATGTGTTAAATCTAATTTAGGGTGGAATGTAAATATAGAAATTAATTTAGCAGGCAAGATACCGGTAATTTTATTTCAACAAAATACAGAATTCGGGGACGTGAATCCTCTTATTGAAAGGCAAGAATGGTTAGCGTCTACTAATGCTGATACCAATGATTATTTTTCTTCTCCAATCCTTAAACTTCATATAGATAAAATAGCTTCCATGCCGGAAAAAAATGACCAGGGCAAAATAATTAAATTAACCGGTGAAGGCGGGGCCAGTTATTTAACTTATGATTCTTTACCTGAAGGAAAAAAATACGAAATGGATTTTTTAGATAAACACATACTAAGGGGAGCGTTTACACCTAGTATAGATTATGAAAACATTAAAGGCACCAGTAATATGTCCGGTAAAGCTTTAAAGCAATTAATGATATTAGCTAAAATAAAAGCAGATATGAATAAGGAAATATACGGGGCTATGTTGGACCGTTTCTCTAATTTGATTATAGCTATTATTTCAAATATTCTAGATGTTAAATTAAAAGAAGAATGTGAAAAATTGATTATAACCCATGAATTTCAAGAACCATTTGATGAAGACATCTCAACCTTGTTAAATGATTTAATAGAGGCAAAGCAGAACGAAATTATTTCGCAACAAAGCGCCGTATCATTAAATCCTTATGTAACTAATGCTTCAGAAGAATTAGAGAAAATTAAAATAGAAAAAGAGGAAAAGGTAGAAAAAGAAAGAGCCGTAAATATTTTTGAATCCGGTATTTAA
- a CDS encoding major capsid protein produces the protein MPPILYSSIFKELTKRVQLRIDEASRQNKLLFDAPVYENYMTWDIPTTAYNFEEIIGKYNLSIAAATIDENAKEPIRGPQGLSTISAKNLTHAHSIPLPVQEYRKILELLNSSFLPDQKKKQELMQIMFGAVKNAVEGVQAKLDMIFLGALSNEGIYNLNADNNPEGIKTSINYQMPDSNKGVATIEWVQSNIDTVDPFEDIQSIVDAAQNIKLSEIWISQAKLSFITKAKKLKQVIFGTDKSNSPILLSQLNSFMESNELPKFKVIRRQTNVRLPDGSLKTISPFNGKNLVFVPEGNLGVIKNSYTDNELRPEDGITYSNYGRIRIAQWGVGERQNSNQTDFIKAETIALPVFNSINGIFSLKTEK, from the coding sequence ATGCCACCAATTTTATATAGCTCTATATTTAAAGAATTAACTAAAAGAGTACAATTACGCATTGACGAAGCTTCACGACAAAATAAATTGTTGTTTGACGCACCTGTTTACGAGAATTATATGACGTGGGATATTCCTACTACCGCTTATAACTTTGAAGAAATCATAGGTAAATATAATTTATCGATTGCCGCTGCTACTATAGATGAGAATGCTAAAGAGCCGATTCGAGGACCTCAAGGTTTGAGTACAATTAGTGCAAAAAATCTTACACATGCTCATTCTATTCCGTTGCCTGTACAAGAATACAGAAAGATATTAGAATTGCTAAACAGTAGTTTTTTACCCGATCAGAAAAAAAAGCAAGAATTAATGCAAATCATGTTTGGTGCTGTTAAAAACGCAGTGGAAGGGGTTCAAGCAAAACTTGACATGATATTTTTAGGAGCATTATCCAATGAAGGAATTTATAATTTAAATGCAGATAATAACCCTGAAGGGATTAAAACGAGTATCAATTATCAGATGCCTGACTCCAACAAAGGAGTTGCAACCATAGAGTGGGTACAATCTAATATAGATACGGTGGATCCTTTTGAAGATATTCAGAGTATAGTGGATGCCGCCCAAAATATAAAACTTTCTGAAATATGGATTTCTCAAGCAAAACTTAGTTTTATTACGAAAGCTAAAAAATTAAAGCAAGTTATTTTTGGTACGGATAAAAGTAACAGTCCGATTTTATTAAGTCAGTTAAATTCATTTATGGAGAGTAATGAATTGCCGAAGTTTAAAGTGATCCGTCGTCAAACAAATGTACGTTTACCGGACGGGTCATTAAAAACAATCAGTCCTTTTAACGGTAAAAACTTGGTATTTGTGCCTGAAGGTAATTTAGGTGTTATTAAAAATTCATACACAGATAACGAATTAAGACCGGAAGATGGCATAACATATTCTAATTACGGACGCATTCGAATTGCACAATGGGGAGTTGGTGAAAGGCAAAATTCAAATCAAACCGATTTTATTAAAGCAGAAACCATAGCCTTACCGGTATTTAATTCAATCAATGGGATATTTAGTTTAAAAACCGAAAAATAG
- a CDS encoding DUF6706 family protein → MTYKEYLLATLAPFGVEIATVDLIIINQKLSPDKEVKTEEDVLLLKKTLFKEFSIYLPKQKTLSEGGYSISWDMEAIRLWYSSLAKELGEDDTFFTSSTISAVHLW, encoded by the coding sequence ATGACTTACAAAGAATACTTATTAGCAACGTTAGCTCCATTTGGAGTTGAGATTGCAACCGTTGATTTAATCATAATAAATCAAAAACTTTCACCCGATAAAGAAGTAAAGACCGAAGAAGATGTGTTGCTTTTGAAAAAAACACTCTTTAAAGAATTCAGCATATATCTTCCGAAGCAAAAAACTTTGTCTGAGGGGGGGTATTCCATTTCTTGGGACATGGAAGCAATACGGTTGTGGTATTCTTCATTAGCAAAAGAATTAGGCGAAGACGATACGTTTTTTACAAGTTCAACAATAAGTGCTGTCCATTTATGGTAA